A window from Cryptomeria japonica chromosome 1, Sugi_1.0, whole genome shotgun sequence encodes these proteins:
- the LOC131060105 gene encoding uncharacterized protein LOC131060105 — MMACTALVYVIMVFSCLRNIDDNKQIACRKTQIDVTNQNTLWRCNLFEIPNLTINNKEVCATYLSPGPLIIISPNLVRFGVECKATMLRKKFSVLEKRNQPSKMLSRISVFLFKQFLCIRMALHTYLFMLMVVPKFKLTV, encoded by the exons ATGATGGCCTGCACTGCCTTGGTTTATGTTATAATGGTTTTTTCCTGCCTTAGGAATATTGATGATAATAAGCAAATTGCTTGCAGGAAGACCCAAATAGATGTTACCAATcaaaacacattatggagatgtaaTTTGTTTGAGATACCCAACTTAACTATCAATAACAAAGAAGTATGTGCTACTTATCTTTCTCCAGGGCCTCTGATAATCATATCTCCAAA CCTGGTGAGATTTGGTGTTGAATGCAAAGCAACTATGCTGAGGAAGAAATTCAGTGTCCTGGAAAAAAGGAACCAACCTAGTAAGATGCTTTCAAGAATCTCAGTTTTCCTTTTCAAGCAGTTTCTTTGCATAAGAATG GCACTACACACGTATTTGTTCATGCTTATGGTGGTACCCAAATTCAAACTGACTGTTTGA